The following coding sequences are from one Geodermatophilus normandii window:
- a CDS encoding AMIN-like domain-containing (lipo)protein: MSTIRTRVAVVLAAAATTLGTATLGTALPAASAAGCSTAWGSLPEAVDDRGGGTLDDVRAGRHECYDRLVLDLDGIDAADVSYDVRYVGQVVQDGSGRPVPLRGAADLQVAVHTPAYDGGRATYDPRVDAEAVAVGGYRTFRQVAWAQSFEGTSTVGLGVRARLPFRVTVLDGPGDGARLVVDVAHTW; encoded by the coding sequence ATGAGCACCATCCGCACCCGCGTCGCCGTCGTCCTGGCCGCCGCCGCCACCACCCTCGGCACGGCCACCCTCGGCACCGCCCTGCCCGCCGCCTCCGCCGCCGGCTGCAGCACCGCCTGGGGCTCGCTGCCCGAGGCCGTCGACGACCGCGGCGGGGGCACCCTCGACGACGTCCGCGCCGGCCGGCACGAGTGCTACGACCGACTGGTCCTCGACCTCGACGGGATCGACGCCGCCGACGTGTCCTACGACGTCCGCTACGTCGGCCAGGTCGTGCAGGACGGCTCGGGCCGGCCGGTGCCGCTGCGCGGGGCCGCCGACCTCCAGGTGGCGGTGCACACCCCGGCGTACGACGGCGGGAGGGCCACCTACGACCCGCGCGTCGACGCCGAGGCGGTGGCCGTCGGCGGCTACCGCACCTTCCGCCAGGTCGCCTGGGCGCAGTCGTTCGAGGGCACCAGCACCGTGGGCCTCGGCGTGCGCGCCCGGCTGCCGTTCCGCGTGACGGTCCTCGACGGCCCGGGCGACGGCGCACGCCTCGTCGTCGACGTCGCGCACACCTGGTGA
- a CDS encoding winged helix-turn-helix transcriptional regulator, giving the protein MALGEALSVFGDRWALLVVREAALGVRRFTELQQTTGAPRTVLSDRLRRLVAAGVLEQREYVLPGARPRQEYVLTDAGRDLLPVLAAFSDWAARHLADDRPADVTYRHAGCGGHVGAHLVCDCGAEITHGDRLVASVLREGTP; this is encoded by the coding sequence GTGGCACTGGGCGAGGCACTCTCCGTGTTCGGCGACCGCTGGGCGCTGCTCGTCGTCCGCGAGGCGGCGCTCGGCGTCCGCCGGTTCACCGAGCTGCAGCAGACCACCGGCGCACCCCGCACCGTGCTGTCCGACCGGTTGCGCCGGCTGGTGGCCGCGGGCGTGCTCGAGCAGCGGGAGTACGTCCTGCCCGGCGCCCGGCCACGGCAGGAGTACGTGCTCACCGACGCCGGACGCGACCTGTTGCCGGTCCTCGCCGCCTTCTCCGACTGGGCGGCGCGGCACCTCGCCGACGACCGCCCGGCCGACGTGACCTACCGGCACGCCGGCTGCGGTGGCCACGTGGGCGCGCACCTGGTGTGCGACTGCGGGGCCGAGATCACCCACGGCGACCGGCTGGTCGCCTCCGTCCTCAGAGAGGGGACCCCGTGA
- a CDS encoding acyltransferase family protein produces the protein MSTSGRALRPDIQALRALAVTLVVAYHAHFLGFGGGYVGVDVFYVVSGFLITGQLLRELGETGRIRLGAFFARRARRLIPAASVVLLVTIAAAAVFLSPLRLPQLGGDAAAAALYVSNLRFAQAQTDYLHVGDAPSPFLHFWSLAVEEQFYLLWPALLLLLLRRRDDQVRSPLRCAAVAIGVVFAVSLASSVFLTPRYANWAFYLSPVRAWEFAAGAAVAVAAGLLARRGAVFATLTALTGVTLIVIADLRFDDATAFPGVAALVPVAGTALFLAGGAAGANPLNRIWSAAPLQRLGKLSYSLYLWHWPMLVMPAEALGRPLTLVENAAAVLASIVAAEITMRLVEDPARRSTLLRGSIKGVGFGLAMSLVTAWGVVAVPDVVTTVTFDGNGSVTAASVVDFDGGAVPADLTPALLDAATDAPDSQDDGCQTETARSGYCLYGDPDAETTIALYGDSHAGQWLPALQRLAREHGWNVLAMVKSGCPAPSVSVWKFDSRSPYTACDEWRLHAFERIVDADPDLIVVSGLQSYLPKNGATGRPALDWWAEGWQTTLARLTPVAPTMVLADTPHPSQDIPACLAENLDNAGACAVPTEVGFAQDRRATDEVTVTSAGAHFVSLDDDICDEQMCSAVRGNLLVFRDDSHLSTPFAESLAPQLAAQMRLVLPALPW, from the coding sequence GTGTCCACATCCGGCCGCGCCCTGCGGCCTGACATCCAGGCGCTGCGGGCTCTAGCCGTGACCCTCGTCGTCGCGTACCACGCGCACTTCCTGGGCTTCGGCGGTGGATACGTCGGTGTCGACGTCTTCTACGTGGTCTCCGGCTTCCTCATCACCGGCCAACTACTGCGGGAACTGGGCGAGACGGGTCGCATCCGGCTGGGTGCCTTCTTCGCCCGCCGCGCCCGCAGACTCATCCCGGCCGCATCGGTCGTCCTGCTCGTCACCATCGCCGCCGCGGCGGTGTTCCTGTCACCACTGCGCCTGCCCCAGCTAGGAGGTGACGCGGCGGCGGCCGCGCTCTACGTGTCCAACCTGCGCTTCGCGCAGGCCCAGACCGACTACCTGCACGTCGGCGATGCCCCCAGCCCGTTCCTGCACTTCTGGTCCCTAGCGGTGGAGGAGCAGTTCTACCTGCTGTGGCCGGCGCTGCTCCTGCTCCTGCTCCGCCGGAGGGATGACCAGGTCCGGTCGCCCCTTCGCTGCGCCGCCGTGGCGATCGGCGTCGTGTTCGCCGTCTCGCTGGCGTCCTCGGTGTTCCTCACGCCGCGTTATGCGAACTGGGCCTTCTACCTGTCCCCGGTCCGCGCGTGGGAGTTCGCAGCCGGTGCCGCGGTCGCCGTGGCTGCTGGACTGCTGGCCCGCCGCGGGGCCGTCTTCGCGACACTGACCGCCCTGACAGGTGTCACGTTGATCGTCATCGCGGACCTCCGCTTCGACGACGCCACCGCGTTTCCGGGCGTGGCCGCACTGGTGCCGGTGGCCGGGACCGCGCTCTTCCTCGCTGGCGGCGCCGCCGGCGCGAACCCGTTGAACCGGATCTGGTCCGCAGCGCCGCTCCAGCGGCTGGGGAAGCTGTCCTACTCGCTCTACCTGTGGCACTGGCCGATGCTGGTGATGCCGGCAGAGGCGCTGGGCCGACCGCTCACGCTCGTCGAGAACGCCGCCGCGGTGCTCGCCTCGATCGTCGCGGCCGAGATCACCATGCGCCTCGTCGAGGACCCCGCCCGCCGGTCGACCCTGCTGCGGGGCAGCATCAAGGGGGTCGGCTTCGGGCTCGCCATGAGCCTCGTGACGGCCTGGGGAGTGGTGGCCGTCCCCGACGTGGTCACCACGGTCACCTTCGACGGCAACGGCAGTGTGACGGCCGCCAGCGTCGTCGACTTCGACGGTGGCGCGGTCCCGGCCGACCTGACCCCAGCACTGCTCGACGCCGCAACTGACGCCCCGGACAGCCAGGACGACGGATGCCAGACCGAGACGGCGAGGTCCGGCTACTGCCTCTACGGGGACCCGGACGCGGAGACGACGATCGCCCTCTACGGCGACAGCCACGCTGGCCAATGGCTCCCGGCCCTGCAGAGGCTGGCCCGGGAGCACGGGTGGAATGTCCTGGCGATGGTCAAGTCCGGCTGTCCGGCACCGAGCGTGTCAGTGTGGAAGTTCGACTCACGCTCCCCGTACACGGCCTGCGACGAGTGGCGCCTGCACGCCTTCGAGCGCATCGTCGATGCCGACCCGGACCTGATCGTCGTCAGCGGCCTACAGAGCTACCTTCCGAAGAACGGCGCCACCGGCCGCCCTGCGCTGGATTGGTGGGCCGAGGGCTGGCAGACCACGCTGGCGCGACTCACCCCGGTCGCGCCGACGATGGTGCTGGCCGACACGCCACACCCCTCCCAGGACATCCCGGCGTGCCTCGCCGAGAACCTGGACAACGCGGGAGCGTGCGCCGTGCCCACCGAGGTCGGCTTCGCGCAGGACCGCCGAGCCACGGACGAGGTGACCGTCACATCCGCCGGCGCGCACTTCGTGAGCCTGGACGATGACATCTGTGATGAGCAAATGTGCTCGGCGGTCCGCGGCAATCTCCTGGTGTTCCGCGACGACAGCCATCTGTCGACGCCGTTCGCGGAGTCCCTGGCCCCGCAGCTGGCCGCTCAGATGCGGCTGGTCCTCCCGGCGCTCCCCTGGTGA
- the trxA gene encoding thioredoxin, whose product MSSTLPQTTDATFAADVLGSDVPVLVDFTAAWCPPCRMVTPVLEQLAAEERDRLRVVQVDVDAAPRTARAYGVMGLPTMSLFRDGEMVATVVGARPRAAITREIEPFLTAR is encoded by the coding sequence GTGAGCAGCACCCTGCCCCAGACCACGGACGCCACCTTCGCCGCCGACGTCCTCGGCAGCGACGTGCCCGTGCTCGTCGACTTCACCGCGGCCTGGTGCCCGCCGTGCCGCATGGTGACGCCGGTGCTCGAGCAGCTGGCCGCCGAGGAGCGCGACCGGCTGCGGGTCGTCCAGGTCGACGTGGACGCCGCCCCCCGGACCGCGCGGGCCTACGGGGTCATGGGCCTGCCCACGATGAGCCTCTTCCGCGACGGCGAGATGGTGGCCACCGTCGTCGGCGCACGGCCGCGGGCGGCCATCACCCGCGAGATCGAGCCGTTCCTGACCGCGCGGTGA
- a CDS encoding nuclear transport factor 2 family protein encodes MDERTPLDVVADLLTTVRSGVDPDRAAALMAPEVLAHQGDSGVVVRRTPAGYADHVREMLAEHGPWDFTVTRLAPDGDGVAAEWRQVGRPDPATGLRVVEHGRARYTVRDGRVTEYVIAFDHVVES; translated from the coding sequence GTGGACGAACGGACCCCCCTCGACGTCGTCGCCGACCTGCTGACCACCGTGCGCTCGGGGGTCGACCCCGACCGCGCCGCCGCCCTCATGGCACCCGAGGTCCTCGCCCACCAGGGCGACTCGGGGGTCGTCGTCCGCCGGACGCCGGCCGGCTACGCCGACCACGTGCGGGAGATGCTCGCCGAGCACGGCCCGTGGGACTTCACCGTCACCCGGCTCGCCCCCGACGGCGACGGCGTGGCCGCGGAGTGGCGGCAGGTCGGCCGCCCCGACCCGGCGACCGGGCTGCGGGTGGTCGAGCACGGCCGCGCCCGGTACACGGTCCGGGACGGGCGGGTCACCGAGTACGTCATCGCCTTCGACCACGTCGTCGAGAGCTGA